The following proteins are encoded in a genomic region of Pseudorca crassidens isolate mPseCra1 chromosome 1, mPseCra1.hap1, whole genome shotgun sequence:
- the LOC137202861 gene encoding LOW QUALITY PROTEIN: annexin A2-like (The sequence of the model RefSeq protein was modified relative to this genomic sequence to represent the inferred CDS: substituted 1 base at 1 genomic stop codon), with protein MSTVHEILCKLSLEGDHSTPPSAYGSVKAYTNFDAERDALNIETAIKTKSVDEVTIVNTLTNRSNEQRQNIAFAYQRRTKKELAXVLKAASSSHLETVILGLLKTPAQYDASDLKASLKGLGTDEDSLIEIICSRTNQELQEINRVYKETYKTDLEKDTISNTSGDFRKLMIALAKGQRAEDGYVIDYELIDQDAWDLYDAGMKRRGTNVPKWVSVMTEWSVCHLQKVFERYKSYSPYDMLESMKKEVRGDPENAFLNRVQCIQTKPLYFADRLYNSMKGKGTHDKVLIRIMISHSEVDMLKIRSEFKKKYDKSLYYYIQQDTKGDYQKALLYLCGRDD; from the coding sequence ATGTCTACCGTTCATGAAATTCTCTGCAAGCTCAGCTTGGAGGGTGATCACTCCACACCTCCAAGTGCATATGGGTCAGTCAAAGCGTACACCAACTTTGATGCTGAGCGGGACGCTCTGAACATTGAAACGGCCATCAAGACTAAAAGTGTGGATGAGGTCACCATCGTTAACACTTTGACCAACCGCAGCAATGAACAGAGACAGAATATTGCCTTCGCCTACCAGAGAAGGACCAAAAAGGAACTTGCATAAGTACTGAAGGCAGCCTCGTCCAGCCACCTGGAGACAGTGATTTTGGGCCTATTGAAAACACCTGCTCAGTATGACGCTTCCGATCTGAAAGCCTCCCTGAAGGGGTTGGGGACCGATGAGGACTCCCTCATTGAGATCATCTGCTCAAGGACCAACCAGGAGCTACAGGAAATCAACAGAGTCTACAAGGAAACGTACAAGACCGATCTGGAGAAGGATACCATTTCCAACACATCTGGTGACTTCCGCAAGCTGATGATTGCCCTCGCGAAGGGTCAAAGGGCAGAGGATGGCTATGTCATTGATTATGAACTGATTGACCAAGATGCCTGGGATCTCTATGATGCTGGCATGAAGAGGAGAGGAACTAACGTTCCCAAGTGGGTCAGCGTCATGACCGAGTGGAGCGTGTGCCACCTCCAGAAAGTGTTTGAAAGGTACAAGAGCTACAGCCCTTATGACATGCTGGAGAGCATGAAGAAGGAGGTCAGAGGAGACCCGGAAAATGCCTTCCTGAACCGAGTCCAGTGCATTCAGACCAAGCCCCTGTATTTTGCTGACAGACTGTACAACTCCATGAAGGGCAAGGGCACTCACGATAAGGTCCTGATTAGAATCATGATCTCCCACAGTGAAGTGGACATGTTGAAAATTAGATCTGAATTCAAGAAAAAGTATGACAAGTCCCTGTACTATTACATTCAGCAAGACACCAAAGGCGACTACCAGAAAGCGCTGCTGTACCTGTGTGGTAGGGATGACTGA